A region of Equus przewalskii isolate Varuska chromosome 29, EquPr2, whole genome shotgun sequence DNA encodes the following proteins:
- the DENND6B gene encoding protein DENND6B isoform X12, producing MDALSGAGPRRARGRPGARSSGVRAPAAPWARFSAWLECVCVVTFDLELGQALELVYPSDFRLTDKEKSSICYLSFPDSHSGCLGDTQFSFRIRQCGGQRSPWHDDRHYDTGAPVSLQREPAHYFGYVYFRQVKDSSVKRGYFQKSLVLVSRLPFVRLFQALLSLIAPEYFDKLAPCLEAVCNEIDQWPAPMPGQTLNLPVMGVILQVRIPSRVDKPESSAPKQCGHENLLPAPVVLSSVHELDLFRCFQPVLAHVQTLWELMLLGEPLVVLAPSPAMSSEMVLALTRCLHPLKFCCDYRPYFTIHDSEFREFTTRTQAPPNVVLGVTNPFFIKMLQHWPHILRVGEPRMSGDLPKQVKLKKPSRLKTLDTKPGLYTAYTAHLHRDKALLKRLLKGLQKKRPSDMQTALLRRHLLELTQSFIIPLEHYMTSLMPLQKSIMPWKTPPQIRPFRQDDFLCSLEHAGPQLTCILKGDWLGLYRRFFKSPHFDGWYRQRHKEMVQKLEALHLEAICEANIEAWMKDKSEVEIVDLVLKLREKLVWAQGHQLPVKEATLQRAQLYIETIIGSLPKDLQAVLCPP from the exons ATGGACGCGCTGTCAGGCGCCGGGCCTCGCCGGGCTCGCGGCCGCCCAGGCGCCCGGTCCTCCGGGGTGCGGGCTCCGGCGGCGCCCTGGGCGCGCTTCTCGGCCTGGCTGGAGTGCGTGTGCGTGGTCACCTTCGACCTGGAGCTGGGCCAGGCGCTGGAG CTGGTGTACCCCAGTGACTTCCGGCTCACGGACAAGGAG AAAAGCAGCATCTGCTACCTGTCCTTTCCTGACTCCCACTCAG GCTGCCTGGGGGACACTCAGTTCAGCTTCCGAATTCGTCAGTGTGGAGGGCAGAGGAGCCCCTGGCACGACGACAGGCACTATGACACTGGGGCTCCCGTGTCACTGCAG AGGGAGCCGGCACACTACTTTGGCTACGTGTACTTCAGGCAGGTGAAGGACAGCTCTGTGAAGAGGGGCTACTTCCAGAAG TCTCTGGTGCTGGTGTCCCGCCTGCCCTTTGTCCGGCTGTTCCAGGCGCTGCTGAGCCTGATCGCCCCTGAGTACTTTGACAAGCTCGCCCCCTGCCTGGAAGCAG TGTGCAATGAGATTGACCAGTGGCCGGCCCCCATGCCCGGGCAGACCCTGAACTTGCCTGTCATGGGAGTCATCCTCCAG GTGCGCATCCCTTCCAGGGTGGACAAGCCTGAATCTAGTGCTCCGAAGCAGTGTGGCCACGAG AACCTGCTGCCAGCCCCAGTGGTCCTCTCCAGCGTGCATGAGCTAGACCTGTTCAG GTGCTTCCAGCCTGTGCTGGCCCACGTGCAGACGCTGTGGGAGCTCATGCTCCTCGGGGAGCCCCTGGTGGTCCTGGCGCCCTCGCCTGCCATGTCCTCGGAGATGGTGCTGGCCTTGACCCG CTGCCTGCATCCCCTGAAGTTCTGCTGTGACTACCGCCCCTACTTCACCATCCATGACAGCGAGTTCAGGGAGTTCACCACGCGTACACAGGCCCC aCCAAACGTGGTCCTGGGAGTCACAAACCCTTTCTTTATCAAAATGCTCCAGCACTGGCCCCACATCCTTCGTGTCGGGGAGCCCAGGATGTCAG GGGACCTTCCTAAGCAGGTTAAGCTGAAAAAGCCCTCAAGGCTGAAAACCCTTGACACCAAGCCAG GCCTCTACACTGCATACACGGCCCACCTCCACCGAGACAAGGCGCTGCTCAAACGGCTGCTCAAG GGCCTGCAGAAGAAGCGGCCGTCAGACATGCAGACCGCGCTGCTGAGGCGGCACCTCCTGGAGCTCACACAGAGCTTCATCATCCCCCTG gaGCACTACATGACCAGCCTCATGCCCCTGCAGAAGAGCATCATGCCCTGGAAG ACCCCTCCCCAGATCCGTCCCTTCCGCCAGGATGACTTCCTGTGTAGCCTGGAGCACGCGGGGCCCCAGCTCACCTGCATCCTCAAGGGTGACTGGCTGGGCCTCTACAG GAGGTTTTTCAAGTCCCCACATTTTGATGGCTGGTACCGGCAGCGGCACAAAGAGATGGTCCAGAAGCTGGAGGCCCTGCACCTCGAGGCCATCTGTGAGGCG AACATCGAGGCCTGGATGAAGGACAAGTCCGAGGTGGAGATCGTGGACCTGGTCCTGAAACTTCGGGAGAAGCTG GTGTGGGCACAGGGCCACCAGCTCCCTGTGAAGGAGGCGACGCTGCAGCGGGCACAGCTGTACATCGAGACCATCATCGGCTCCCTGCCCAAAGACCTTCAGGCTGTCCTGTGCCCTCCCTAG
- the DENND6B gene encoding protein DENND6B isoform X11, which translates to MDALSGAGPRRARGRPGARSSGVRAPAAPWARFSAWLECVCVVTFDLELGQALELVYPSDFRLTDKEKSSICYLSFPDSHSGCLGDTQFSFRIRQCGGQRSPWHDDRHYDTGAPVSLQREPAHYFGYVYFRQVKDSSVKRGYFQKSLVLVSRLPFVRLFQALLSLIAPEYFDKLAPCLEAVCNEIDQWPAPMPGQTLNLPVMGVILQVRIPSRVDKPESSAPKQCGHENLLPAPVVLSSVHELDLFRCFQPVLAHVQTLWELMLLGEPLVVLAPSPAMSSEMVLALTRCLHPLKFCCDYRPYFTIHDSEFREFTTRTQAPPNVVLGVTNPFFIKMLQHWPHILRVGEPRMSGDLPKQVKLKKPSRLKTLDTKPGLYTAYTAHLHRDKALLKRLLKGLQKKRPSDMQTALLRRHLLELTQSFIIPLEHYMTSLMPLQKSIMPWKTPPQIRPFRQDDFLCSLEHAGPQLTCILKGDWLGLYRRFFKSPHFDGWYRQRHKEMVQKLEALHLEAICEAQNIEAWMKDKSEVEIVDLVLKLREKLVWAQGHQLPVKEATLQRAQLYIETIIGSLPKDLQAVLCPP; encoded by the exons ATGGACGCGCTGTCAGGCGCCGGGCCTCGCCGGGCTCGCGGCCGCCCAGGCGCCCGGTCCTCCGGGGTGCGGGCTCCGGCGGCGCCCTGGGCGCGCTTCTCGGCCTGGCTGGAGTGCGTGTGCGTGGTCACCTTCGACCTGGAGCTGGGCCAGGCGCTGGAG CTGGTGTACCCCAGTGACTTCCGGCTCACGGACAAGGAG AAAAGCAGCATCTGCTACCTGTCCTTTCCTGACTCCCACTCAG GCTGCCTGGGGGACACTCAGTTCAGCTTCCGAATTCGTCAGTGTGGAGGGCAGAGGAGCCCCTGGCACGACGACAGGCACTATGACACTGGGGCTCCCGTGTCACTGCAG AGGGAGCCGGCACACTACTTTGGCTACGTGTACTTCAGGCAGGTGAAGGACAGCTCTGTGAAGAGGGGCTACTTCCAGAAG TCTCTGGTGCTGGTGTCCCGCCTGCCCTTTGTCCGGCTGTTCCAGGCGCTGCTGAGCCTGATCGCCCCTGAGTACTTTGACAAGCTCGCCCCCTGCCTGGAAGCAG TGTGCAATGAGATTGACCAGTGGCCGGCCCCCATGCCCGGGCAGACCCTGAACTTGCCTGTCATGGGAGTCATCCTCCAG GTGCGCATCCCTTCCAGGGTGGACAAGCCTGAATCTAGTGCTCCGAAGCAGTGTGGCCACGAG AACCTGCTGCCAGCCCCAGTGGTCCTCTCCAGCGTGCATGAGCTAGACCTGTTCAG GTGCTTCCAGCCTGTGCTGGCCCACGTGCAGACGCTGTGGGAGCTCATGCTCCTCGGGGAGCCCCTGGTGGTCCTGGCGCCCTCGCCTGCCATGTCCTCGGAGATGGTGCTGGCCTTGACCCG CTGCCTGCATCCCCTGAAGTTCTGCTGTGACTACCGCCCCTACTTCACCATCCATGACAGCGAGTTCAGGGAGTTCACCACGCGTACACAGGCCCC aCCAAACGTGGTCCTGGGAGTCACAAACCCTTTCTTTATCAAAATGCTCCAGCACTGGCCCCACATCCTTCGTGTCGGGGAGCCCAGGATGTCAG GGGACCTTCCTAAGCAGGTTAAGCTGAAAAAGCCCTCAAGGCTGAAAACCCTTGACACCAAGCCAG GCCTCTACACTGCATACACGGCCCACCTCCACCGAGACAAGGCGCTGCTCAAACGGCTGCTCAAG GGCCTGCAGAAGAAGCGGCCGTCAGACATGCAGACCGCGCTGCTGAGGCGGCACCTCCTGGAGCTCACACAGAGCTTCATCATCCCCCTG gaGCACTACATGACCAGCCTCATGCCCCTGCAGAAGAGCATCATGCCCTGGAAG ACCCCTCCCCAGATCCGTCCCTTCCGCCAGGATGACTTCCTGTGTAGCCTGGAGCACGCGGGGCCCCAGCTCACCTGCATCCTCAAGGGTGACTGGCTGGGCCTCTACAG GAGGTTTTTCAAGTCCCCACATTTTGATGGCTGGTACCGGCAGCGGCACAAAGAGATGGTCCAGAAGCTGGAGGCCCTGCACCTCGAGGCCATCTGTGAGGCG CAGAACATCGAGGCCTGGATGAAGGACAAGTCCGAGGTGGAGATCGTGGACCTGGTCCTGAAACTTCGGGAGAAGCTG GTGTGGGCACAGGGCCACCAGCTCCCTGTGAAGGAGGCGACGCTGCAGCGGGCACAGCTGTACATCGAGACCATCATCGGCTCCCTGCCCAAAGACCTTCAGGCTGTCCTGTGCCCTCCCTAG
- the DENND6B gene encoding protein DENND6B isoform X4 has product MDALSGAGPRRARGRPGARSSGVRAPAAPWARFSAWLECVCVVTFDLELGQALELVYPSDFRLTDKEKSSICYLSFPDSHSGCLGDTQFSFRIRQCGGQRSPWHDDRHYDTGAPVSLQREPAHYFGYVYFRQVKDSSVKRGYFQKSLVLVSRLPFVRLFQALLSLIAPEYFDKLAPCLEAVCNEIDQWPAPMPGQTLNLPVMGVILQVRIPSRVDKPESSAPKQCGHENLLPAPVVLSSVHELDLFRCFQPVLAHVQTLWELMLLGEPLVVLAPSPAMSSEMVLALTRCLHPLKFCCDYRPYFTIHDSEFREFTTRTQAPPNVVLGVTNPFFIKMLQHWPHILRVGEPRMSGDLPKQVKLKKPSRLKTLDTKPGLYTAYTAHLHRDKALLKRLLKGLQKKRPSDMQTALLRRHLLELTQSFIIPLEHYMTSLMPLQKSIMPWKTPPQIRPFRQDDFLCSLEHAGPQLTCILKGDWLGLYRRFFKSPHFDGWYRQRHKEMVQKLEALHLEAICEAVRGLRGKQNIEAWMKDKSEVEIVDLVLKLREKLVWAQGHQLPVKEATLQRAQLYIETIIGSLPKDLQAVLCPP; this is encoded by the exons ATGGACGCGCTGTCAGGCGCCGGGCCTCGCCGGGCTCGCGGCCGCCCAGGCGCCCGGTCCTCCGGGGTGCGGGCTCCGGCGGCGCCCTGGGCGCGCTTCTCGGCCTGGCTGGAGTGCGTGTGCGTGGTCACCTTCGACCTGGAGCTGGGCCAGGCGCTGGAG CTGGTGTACCCCAGTGACTTCCGGCTCACGGACAAGGAG AAAAGCAGCATCTGCTACCTGTCCTTTCCTGACTCCCACTCAG GCTGCCTGGGGGACACTCAGTTCAGCTTCCGAATTCGTCAGTGTGGAGGGCAGAGGAGCCCCTGGCACGACGACAGGCACTATGACACTGGGGCTCCCGTGTCACTGCAG AGGGAGCCGGCACACTACTTTGGCTACGTGTACTTCAGGCAGGTGAAGGACAGCTCTGTGAAGAGGGGCTACTTCCAGAAG TCTCTGGTGCTGGTGTCCCGCCTGCCCTTTGTCCGGCTGTTCCAGGCGCTGCTGAGCCTGATCGCCCCTGAGTACTTTGACAAGCTCGCCCCCTGCCTGGAAGCAG TGTGCAATGAGATTGACCAGTGGCCGGCCCCCATGCCCGGGCAGACCCTGAACTTGCCTGTCATGGGAGTCATCCTCCAG GTGCGCATCCCTTCCAGGGTGGACAAGCCTGAATCTAGTGCTCCGAAGCAGTGTGGCCACGAG AACCTGCTGCCAGCCCCAGTGGTCCTCTCCAGCGTGCATGAGCTAGACCTGTTCAG GTGCTTCCAGCCTGTGCTGGCCCACGTGCAGACGCTGTGGGAGCTCATGCTCCTCGGGGAGCCCCTGGTGGTCCTGGCGCCCTCGCCTGCCATGTCCTCGGAGATGGTGCTGGCCTTGACCCG CTGCCTGCATCCCCTGAAGTTCTGCTGTGACTACCGCCCCTACTTCACCATCCATGACAGCGAGTTCAGGGAGTTCACCACGCGTACACAGGCCCC aCCAAACGTGGTCCTGGGAGTCACAAACCCTTTCTTTATCAAAATGCTCCAGCACTGGCCCCACATCCTTCGTGTCGGGGAGCCCAGGATGTCAG GGGACCTTCCTAAGCAGGTTAAGCTGAAAAAGCCCTCAAGGCTGAAAACCCTTGACACCAAGCCAG GCCTCTACACTGCATACACGGCCCACCTCCACCGAGACAAGGCGCTGCTCAAACGGCTGCTCAAG GGCCTGCAGAAGAAGCGGCCGTCAGACATGCAGACCGCGCTGCTGAGGCGGCACCTCCTGGAGCTCACACAGAGCTTCATCATCCCCCTG gaGCACTACATGACCAGCCTCATGCCCCTGCAGAAGAGCATCATGCCCTGGAAG ACCCCTCCCCAGATCCGTCCCTTCCGCCAGGATGACTTCCTGTGTAGCCTGGAGCACGCGGGGCCCCAGCTCACCTGCATCCTCAAGGGTGACTGGCTGGGCCTCTACAG GAGGTTTTTCAAGTCCCCACATTTTGATGGCTGGTACCGGCAGCGGCACAAAGAGATGGTCCAGAAGCTGGAGGCCCTGCACCTCGAGGCCATCTGTGAGGCGGTGAGGGGCCTGAGGGGGAAG CAGAACATCGAGGCCTGGATGAAGGACAAGTCCGAGGTGGAGATCGTGGACCTGGTCCTGAAACTTCGGGAGAAGCTG GTGTGGGCACAGGGCCACCAGCTCCCTGTGAAGGAGGCGACGCTGCAGCGGGCACAGCTGTACATCGAGACCATCATCGGCTCCCTGCCCAAAGACCTTCAGGCTGTCCTGTGCCCTCCCTAG
- the DENND6B gene encoding protein DENND6B isoform X20 has protein sequence MDALSGAGPRRARGRPGARSSGVRAPAAPWARFSAWLECVCVVTFDLELGQALELVYPSDFRLTDKEKSSICYLSFPDSHSGCLGDTQFSFRIRQCGGQRSPWHDDRHYDTGAPVSLQREPAHYFGYVYFRQVKDSSVKRGYFQKSLVLVSRLPFVRLFQALLSLIAPEYFDKLAPCLEAVCNEIDQWPAPMPGQTLNLPVMGVILQVRIPSRVDKPESSAPKQCGHENLLPAPVVLSSVHELDLFSCLHPLKFCCDYRPYFTIHDSEFREFTTRTQAPPNVVLGVTNPFFIKMLQHWPHILRVGEPRMSGDLPKQVKLKKPSRLKTLDTKPGLYTAYTAHLHRDKALLKRLLKGLQKKRPSDMQTALLRRHLLELTQSFIIPLEHYMTSLMPLQKSIMPWKTPPQIRPFRQDDFLCSLEHAGPQLTCILKGDWLGLYRRFFKSPHFDGWYRQRHKEMVQKLEALHLEAICEANIEAWMKDKSEVEIVDLVLKLREKLVWAQGHQLPVKEATLQRAQLYIETIIGSLPKDLQAVLCPP, from the exons ATGGACGCGCTGTCAGGCGCCGGGCCTCGCCGGGCTCGCGGCCGCCCAGGCGCCCGGTCCTCCGGGGTGCGGGCTCCGGCGGCGCCCTGGGCGCGCTTCTCGGCCTGGCTGGAGTGCGTGTGCGTGGTCACCTTCGACCTGGAGCTGGGCCAGGCGCTGGAG CTGGTGTACCCCAGTGACTTCCGGCTCACGGACAAGGAG AAAAGCAGCATCTGCTACCTGTCCTTTCCTGACTCCCACTCAG GCTGCCTGGGGGACACTCAGTTCAGCTTCCGAATTCGTCAGTGTGGAGGGCAGAGGAGCCCCTGGCACGACGACAGGCACTATGACACTGGGGCTCCCGTGTCACTGCAG AGGGAGCCGGCACACTACTTTGGCTACGTGTACTTCAGGCAGGTGAAGGACAGCTCTGTGAAGAGGGGCTACTTCCAGAAG TCTCTGGTGCTGGTGTCCCGCCTGCCCTTTGTCCGGCTGTTCCAGGCGCTGCTGAGCCTGATCGCCCCTGAGTACTTTGACAAGCTCGCCCCCTGCCTGGAAGCAG TGTGCAATGAGATTGACCAGTGGCCGGCCCCCATGCCCGGGCAGACCCTGAACTTGCCTGTCATGGGAGTCATCCTCCAG GTGCGCATCCCTTCCAGGGTGGACAAGCCTGAATCTAGTGCTCCGAAGCAGTGTGGCCACGAG AACCTGCTGCCAGCCCCAGTGGTCCTCTCCAGCGTGCATGAGCTAGACCTGTTCAG CTGCCTGCATCCCCTGAAGTTCTGCTGTGACTACCGCCCCTACTTCACCATCCATGACAGCGAGTTCAGGGAGTTCACCACGCGTACACAGGCCCC aCCAAACGTGGTCCTGGGAGTCACAAACCCTTTCTTTATCAAAATGCTCCAGCACTGGCCCCACATCCTTCGTGTCGGGGAGCCCAGGATGTCAG GGGACCTTCCTAAGCAGGTTAAGCTGAAAAAGCCCTCAAGGCTGAAAACCCTTGACACCAAGCCAG GCCTCTACACTGCATACACGGCCCACCTCCACCGAGACAAGGCGCTGCTCAAACGGCTGCTCAAG GGCCTGCAGAAGAAGCGGCCGTCAGACATGCAGACCGCGCTGCTGAGGCGGCACCTCCTGGAGCTCACACAGAGCTTCATCATCCCCCTG gaGCACTACATGACCAGCCTCATGCCCCTGCAGAAGAGCATCATGCCCTGGAAG ACCCCTCCCCAGATCCGTCCCTTCCGCCAGGATGACTTCCTGTGTAGCCTGGAGCACGCGGGGCCCCAGCTCACCTGCATCCTCAAGGGTGACTGGCTGGGCCTCTACAG GAGGTTTTTCAAGTCCCCACATTTTGATGGCTGGTACCGGCAGCGGCACAAAGAGATGGTCCAGAAGCTGGAGGCCCTGCACCTCGAGGCCATCTGTGAGGCG AACATCGAGGCCTGGATGAAGGACAAGTCCGAGGTGGAGATCGTGGACCTGGTCCTGAAACTTCGGGAGAAGCTG GTGTGGGCACAGGGCCACCAGCTCCCTGTGAAGGAGGCGACGCTGCAGCGGGCACAGCTGTACATCGAGACCATCATCGGCTCCCTGCCCAAAGACCTTCAGGCTGTCCTGTGCCCTCCCTAG
- the DENND6B gene encoding protein DENND6B isoform X19 — protein MDALSGAGPRRARGRPGARSSGVRAPAAPWARFSAWLECVCVVTFDLELGQALELVYPSDFRLTDKEKSSICYLSFPDSHSGCLGDTQFSFRIRQCGGQRSPWHDDRHYDTGAPVSLQREPAHYFGYVYFRQVKDSSVKRGYFQKSLVLVSRLPFVRLFQALLSLIAPEYFDKLAPCLEAVCNEIDQWPAPMPGQTLNLPVMGVILQVRIPSRVDKPESSAPKQCGHENLLPAPVVLSSVHELDLFSCLHPLKFCCDYRPYFTIHDSEFREFTTRTQAPPNVVLGVTNPFFIKMLQHWPHILRVGEPRMSGDLPKQVKLKKPSRLKTLDTKPGLYTAYTAHLHRDKALLKRLLKGLQKKRPSDMQTALLRRHLLELTQSFIIPLEHYMTSLMPLQKSIMPWKTPPQIRPFRQDDFLCSLEHAGPQLTCILKGDWLGLYRRFFKSPHFDGWYRQRHKEMVQKLEALHLEAICEAQNIEAWMKDKSEVEIVDLVLKLREKLVWAQGHQLPVKEATLQRAQLYIETIIGSLPKDLQAVLCPP, from the exons ATGGACGCGCTGTCAGGCGCCGGGCCTCGCCGGGCTCGCGGCCGCCCAGGCGCCCGGTCCTCCGGGGTGCGGGCTCCGGCGGCGCCCTGGGCGCGCTTCTCGGCCTGGCTGGAGTGCGTGTGCGTGGTCACCTTCGACCTGGAGCTGGGCCAGGCGCTGGAG CTGGTGTACCCCAGTGACTTCCGGCTCACGGACAAGGAG AAAAGCAGCATCTGCTACCTGTCCTTTCCTGACTCCCACTCAG GCTGCCTGGGGGACACTCAGTTCAGCTTCCGAATTCGTCAGTGTGGAGGGCAGAGGAGCCCCTGGCACGACGACAGGCACTATGACACTGGGGCTCCCGTGTCACTGCAG AGGGAGCCGGCACACTACTTTGGCTACGTGTACTTCAGGCAGGTGAAGGACAGCTCTGTGAAGAGGGGCTACTTCCAGAAG TCTCTGGTGCTGGTGTCCCGCCTGCCCTTTGTCCGGCTGTTCCAGGCGCTGCTGAGCCTGATCGCCCCTGAGTACTTTGACAAGCTCGCCCCCTGCCTGGAAGCAG TGTGCAATGAGATTGACCAGTGGCCGGCCCCCATGCCCGGGCAGACCCTGAACTTGCCTGTCATGGGAGTCATCCTCCAG GTGCGCATCCCTTCCAGGGTGGACAAGCCTGAATCTAGTGCTCCGAAGCAGTGTGGCCACGAG AACCTGCTGCCAGCCCCAGTGGTCCTCTCCAGCGTGCATGAGCTAGACCTGTTCAG CTGCCTGCATCCCCTGAAGTTCTGCTGTGACTACCGCCCCTACTTCACCATCCATGACAGCGAGTTCAGGGAGTTCACCACGCGTACACAGGCCCC aCCAAACGTGGTCCTGGGAGTCACAAACCCTTTCTTTATCAAAATGCTCCAGCACTGGCCCCACATCCTTCGTGTCGGGGAGCCCAGGATGTCAG GGGACCTTCCTAAGCAGGTTAAGCTGAAAAAGCCCTCAAGGCTGAAAACCCTTGACACCAAGCCAG GCCTCTACACTGCATACACGGCCCACCTCCACCGAGACAAGGCGCTGCTCAAACGGCTGCTCAAG GGCCTGCAGAAGAAGCGGCCGTCAGACATGCAGACCGCGCTGCTGAGGCGGCACCTCCTGGAGCTCACACAGAGCTTCATCATCCCCCTG gaGCACTACATGACCAGCCTCATGCCCCTGCAGAAGAGCATCATGCCCTGGAAG ACCCCTCCCCAGATCCGTCCCTTCCGCCAGGATGACTTCCTGTGTAGCCTGGAGCACGCGGGGCCCCAGCTCACCTGCATCCTCAAGGGTGACTGGCTGGGCCTCTACAG GAGGTTTTTCAAGTCCCCACATTTTGATGGCTGGTACCGGCAGCGGCACAAAGAGATGGTCCAGAAGCTGGAGGCCCTGCACCTCGAGGCCATCTGTGAGGCG CAGAACATCGAGGCCTGGATGAAGGACAAGTCCGAGGTGGAGATCGTGGACCTGGTCCTGAAACTTCGGGAGAAGCTG GTGTGGGCACAGGGCCACCAGCTCCCTGTGAAGGAGGCGACGCTGCAGCGGGCACAGCTGTACATCGAGACCATCATCGGCTCCCTGCCCAAAGACCTTCAGGCTGTCCTGTGCCCTCCCTAG
- the DENND6B gene encoding protein DENND6B isoform X8 — protein MDALSGAGPRRARGRPGARSSGVRAPAAPWARFSAWLECVCVVTFDLELGQALELVYPSDFRLTDKEKSSICYLSFPDSHSGCLGDTQFSFRIRQCGGQRSPWHDDRHYDTGAPVSLQREPAHYFGYVYFRQVKDSSVKRGYFQKSLVLVSRLPFVRLFQALLSLIAPEYFDKLAPCLEAVCNEIDQWPAPMPGQTLNLPVMGVILQVRIPSRVDKPESSAPKQCGHENLLPAPVVLSSVHELDLFRCFQPVLAHVQTLWELMLLGEPLVVLAPSPAMSSEMVLALTRCLHPLKFCCDYRPYFTIHDSEFREFTTRTQAPPNVVLGVTNPFFIKMLQHWPHILRVGEPRMSGDLPKQVKLKKPSRLKTLDTKPGLYTAYTAHLHRDKALLKRLLKGLQKKRPSDMQTALLRRHLLELTQSFIIPLEHYMTSLMPLQKSIMPWKVGVETPPQIRPFRQDDFLCSLEHAGPQLTCILKGDWLGLYRRFFKSPHFDGWYRQRHKEMVQKLEALHLEAICEANIEAWMKDKSEVEIVDLVLKLREKLVWAQGHQLPVKEATLQRAQLYIETIIGSLPKDLQAVLCPP, from the exons ATGGACGCGCTGTCAGGCGCCGGGCCTCGCCGGGCTCGCGGCCGCCCAGGCGCCCGGTCCTCCGGGGTGCGGGCTCCGGCGGCGCCCTGGGCGCGCTTCTCGGCCTGGCTGGAGTGCGTGTGCGTGGTCACCTTCGACCTGGAGCTGGGCCAGGCGCTGGAG CTGGTGTACCCCAGTGACTTCCGGCTCACGGACAAGGAG AAAAGCAGCATCTGCTACCTGTCCTTTCCTGACTCCCACTCAG GCTGCCTGGGGGACACTCAGTTCAGCTTCCGAATTCGTCAGTGTGGAGGGCAGAGGAGCCCCTGGCACGACGACAGGCACTATGACACTGGGGCTCCCGTGTCACTGCAG AGGGAGCCGGCACACTACTTTGGCTACGTGTACTTCAGGCAGGTGAAGGACAGCTCTGTGAAGAGGGGCTACTTCCAGAAG TCTCTGGTGCTGGTGTCCCGCCTGCCCTTTGTCCGGCTGTTCCAGGCGCTGCTGAGCCTGATCGCCCCTGAGTACTTTGACAAGCTCGCCCCCTGCCTGGAAGCAG TGTGCAATGAGATTGACCAGTGGCCGGCCCCCATGCCCGGGCAGACCCTGAACTTGCCTGTCATGGGAGTCATCCTCCAG GTGCGCATCCCTTCCAGGGTGGACAAGCCTGAATCTAGTGCTCCGAAGCAGTGTGGCCACGAG AACCTGCTGCCAGCCCCAGTGGTCCTCTCCAGCGTGCATGAGCTAGACCTGTTCAG GTGCTTCCAGCCTGTGCTGGCCCACGTGCAGACGCTGTGGGAGCTCATGCTCCTCGGGGAGCCCCTGGTGGTCCTGGCGCCCTCGCCTGCCATGTCCTCGGAGATGGTGCTGGCCTTGACCCG CTGCCTGCATCCCCTGAAGTTCTGCTGTGACTACCGCCCCTACTTCACCATCCATGACAGCGAGTTCAGGGAGTTCACCACGCGTACACAGGCCCC aCCAAACGTGGTCCTGGGAGTCACAAACCCTTTCTTTATCAAAATGCTCCAGCACTGGCCCCACATCCTTCGTGTCGGGGAGCCCAGGATGTCAG GGGACCTTCCTAAGCAGGTTAAGCTGAAAAAGCCCTCAAGGCTGAAAACCCTTGACACCAAGCCAG GCCTCTACACTGCATACACGGCCCACCTCCACCGAGACAAGGCGCTGCTCAAACGGCTGCTCAAG GGCCTGCAGAAGAAGCGGCCGTCAGACATGCAGACCGCGCTGCTGAGGCGGCACCTCCTGGAGCTCACACAGAGCTTCATCATCCCCCTG gaGCACTACATGACCAGCCTCATGCCCCTGCAGAAGAGCATCATGCCCTGGAAGGTGGGGGTCGAG ACCCCTCCCCAGATCCGTCCCTTCCGCCAGGATGACTTCCTGTGTAGCCTGGAGCACGCGGGGCCCCAGCTCACCTGCATCCTCAAGGGTGACTGGCTGGGCCTCTACAG GAGGTTTTTCAAGTCCCCACATTTTGATGGCTGGTACCGGCAGCGGCACAAAGAGATGGTCCAGAAGCTGGAGGCCCTGCACCTCGAGGCCATCTGTGAGGCG AACATCGAGGCCTGGATGAAGGACAAGTCCGAGGTGGAGATCGTGGACCTGGTCCTGAAACTTCGGGAGAAGCTG GTGTGGGCACAGGGCCACCAGCTCCCTGTGAAGGAGGCGACGCTGCAGCGGGCACAGCTGTACATCGAGACCATCATCGGCTCCCTGCCCAAAGACCTTCAGGCTGTCCTGTGCCCTCCCTAG